The genomic window GGTTGCTTTAAAAACGACAGGGGAAGCAATGCTACCTGCCGATGAGTGGCGAGAGAATATAGCCATTGAAGAGGTAAATATGAAGATGAAATTGTACACTGGTGCAAATTTTAGTGTGCTACTATTACAGGTCTTTAATAAAGTTAACAAGCAGTTTGGGGTCGAGCCTACAAAACATGAAATTAAAGACACTGGATTGTATCATAATATTGTTGGGTAAAGCTAGTGGTCACTGAAAAACCCAATGGTAAGTCCAGAGTATGTCTTGATCCGATGGATCTAAATAAACAAATCAAATGACAATATCATTTGGTTCCCATACTCAGTGACATCTGTAAGCAgttgtcaggaaaaaaaaacttctctgaATTTGATCTCGGGGAAGGATTCCATAAAACTAAATAAGGGGAAAACatcatttaaatttgtttttgaagcCCATTTAGGATCCATCGGTATCTGCGGCTACCGTATGGAATAGCCAATGCGCCGAACGTCTTCAACGTCTTCTTGAGAGTAATTTTGGAGATATACCTAAAACAGTAATATACTTTGACGATTTATTATGTATGGGGAGTACCGAGACAGAATTATGATGAAGCTGTTCAACGAGTTTTGGAATGGGCTAGGGctcgaaatataaaattttacatcTATAAACTTCAGTAAAAAGTTACTGAAGTTGAATGCATTGGCCATGTTTTCTCTGCAGTATGCATGACAGTAGAGCAAGGacactaacaaattaaaaaaaaattctctaacaGGAAAGAATTGCAAAAAATACTAGGGATTTTCAATTACATCCAATATTCTTACCACAAATAGCAACAATTATGGCACCCCTGTATGAACTACTCAAAGGGGGAGTCGACTGGCAGTGGCAACCTTTACATCAGATGGTTTCTGATGGGATGAGGCAGAAAGTTGTGGATTCATCTGTTCTGGCATTATCGGACCTTGACAAAGAAACCACCTTACAGTATGATTCATCACAGTAAGGGCTAGGGTGCTGTTTGTTGCCGAAGTCCAGTTATGGTAACCTTCGGTTAGTCACAACTCTTCACAAAACCtattagacagttaaaaaaaactactctCAATCAGAGAAGGAACTTCTAGCCATATATTTTACAGAAacaaatttccatgacttttatcTACTATTTGGTAACAGTTACGAACAAAAACATAGGCAACACCTGAAGACTGAAAATGATGCTGAAATGTTAGATGTGGTACATTCGTTGAGTACACACGTACCAATAAATGAGAGTAGAAAATTTATCTTTCAAAGAGAAACTCAGAATATTCCATGCTTTGTAAGCTTCTAGGGGAAAATAGTGAATACGAAGAGTGAAAAATAACCTACACATAGATGAAATGGTATTCTAATGAAACAAAATTGTTGTTCCCTCTGCATTGCAGCATAAAGGGCATTCAGCAGTTGAAAAAACTAAGGATAGAATATGGAAATAGCAGGAAAGGCATTCTTGATACTCATTGATTACTATTCCCACTGGCTTTTTGTTCACCCAATGTGTGCAAAATCCTCTGCAGGCATCATAAATACAACGTAGGATGTCTTTTATGTTCATGGGTTTCCCAAAGTCGTCATCATCATGGGCAATTAATTTACTCTTCATGTCATACGAGAGCCAGAAGTACTACAAAAATTTGGCATCACTCTTACTACATGCAGTCCACACTACCATCGAAGCAATGGTAAGATAGAAAAAGCTATGGGAATTCATAAATAGATCCTATACAATAGCAAATTGAAGTGTACTGATCGCAGGGTTCACTTGTGCAAGTACAACAATACCCCTATCACAGTGTTGCAGGCATCACCGGCGAAAATCAAATTCAGTAGATGCATTAGGACCACCATGCCCGTCACTACAGCCATGTTGCAACCTGTCAACCAGGGGGGCATCTATGAAGCCTTGTAAGCCACGCAGGCTTGGATCAAACGGTACTATGACAGGTCAGTTCAGAAAACAGACATCAAATTTCAGGAAGGCGAGTTGGTAGTCACCAAAATAGTAAGTGACAATGTCTGGGAACCAGCTGTAATTGTCTCAAATACCCTAAAACAAGGTCATACCTTGTCGGGAAAGAACACGTCATTTGCACCCTTAATGGTGCAAACGAACTGGCCAGATAGAATGGGCGGTAAACCAAGAAATAGATGAGGAAGGTCAGTCAAGTCATATAGTGCAGGGCAAAAGGGGAAGTACTGATACATGCAAGATTTTTGGGGATTTCGATAGGGTCAGTGCAGGGATAATGAGTGATATCCAGGAAGAGAATACGTTAAGAGACTTGGAAGACGGTGGAAAACAAACCACATGTATAACTGCAAGTAGGGACAGCAGTGTTAAAAGCAAATTTCACATCACACTAGCTGTTAAAAGCAAATTTCACATCACACTAGCTGTCTCCCATGTGTGCCAACCACTGCAACCATAACATCTCACCCTTTTGCATCACCTCATTTTTCCACTATATTTGTTACCCTTCGTATATCTGATTCACCTTGACCCTCCCTGAGAGGGTCAAGGTGAATCAGATATACGAAGGGTAACAAATATAGTGGAAAAATGAGGTGATGCAAAAGGGTGAGATGTTATGGTTGCAGTGGTTGGCACACATGGGAGACAGCTAGTGTGATGTGAAATTTCTTCGTATTGATGTATGTTGTGTACCAGCTTGACGACATCCGTCGGTGCTCCTCATAGTCGCTTAGACCATTGTTGCCCACTGCCACCCATGTGACTGTGTCCCCGGGAGTGCAGTGTTTGTGCGCGCCCTGGGGCAGCCTATTGTAGTGAAGTGCACCGAGTGAAATGACCCTGAGGTCAATGTATCCATGGCTGCCCGCGCGGCCGTCAAGTGTTCATGTGTTCCTCCGCTGCGCCCGGCGGATATCAATCTGCCTGAAGTGGTATCAAACTATTATGATTTGCTTTAATtgttaatgaataattaaaacctCAGCATCACTAGTCTTTcttacttaattaaatattacccaCAGTGCGACTATGCCACAAAACTCAGCTCAAATCGTTCCCACACTCTGTGCTTCACGTGGGAAACGCGGCCTCCGCCGGCGTGCAGCTGCCGGAAGTGTCCTCCACGCCACGAGGTCCTAACTGCTTTGTTCGCCTGACTTAGTTGTAATAGTGTAAGTACATCCTAATCGTTTTCCATCGGCCCTGTGGGAGGCCTCACCTCGGTGCAGCTATAAAGAGTTCATTGCTTAACATAATTCTTTCCTTTGCAACTGCGTGTTCACGAGTTTCAGTTTTCACCTTCGTAGTCGACAGGCTGTGTGCGAGCCCATCCTTGGGCAAGAAGCTGTGATTGTGAACGTTGGACTTTCATCCGCACTGAGCCATCTACGGACGTAATGTGCAGCCACTTAACAAACTTAATTTGTAATTATTCATTTTCTTCGGGTTTTAGTGTAGGCCGTGTCCCCACGTGAGCGTGAACGCGAGAGCATTCACCCATGTTTAACCACTGATGTCCTCTGTACTCCATGCAACTCCGGCTCAGTGCTGTTGATACTTAAGTAGATCCAGGCGTCCAGGTTTCGCACATGTACTGTGAACCTGGACCTatgttatttaaacattttgtagTGTTAACTAAACTGTGCCTGCCATCCTAAGTGCTCCGTTGTGTAGCTATGTTCATCGTGTTCCATGTCACGAACTTTCTGTGACGCTTGCAATGCAACCACGCACTTCCACTAGTGGACTTTCACTCCGCGGCACCCGTGAACTGCTAACTCCACGCACTGATTCATAACCGTGCTGGTCACGTTCCATAAGCACGCAGGGCCGTGATTGGGTACCGGAATGCAACGGTCTGAGTGCTACGGTAGCACCACGTGAAGTGTACCTCTTGCTCTTCATTTCGTCTTTGCTGTCTCCCGCCACCTGGCCTAGAACCGCCTTGAGAGCTCGCCGGACATAAACTTTCCTAATTTCACCTTTCGAGACAGACGGACAATTTAATTTCCAGCTGTTATAAGATGAagcaaataaaatatgaaataagtaCACCTAACATATAGAATTTGTGACAAAAAATTGTTAGTGTTTACAACACAAGTTTCCTAGAAGGAAGAGCACTAAAAGGAAAACCTATGTTAAATAATATCCAAAAAGTAAAGTGATTGCTTTGTTGCTTTAAAAAAGTTAAGAATGAATGCACTAAGTCAAGGCATCGAAATTCATGAGGTTTTCATGTAAAAAATGTTACCCCTGTATGCTTGTTTGAGTGACTCAAAAGTACAGTGAATCACTGAATACAATATACAGATATGTATACATTTTATGATCAAACTTAACTACGTTCTGAATAACCTTCTCTGAAAAATTAAGTCACCACACAACCAATATCTTTAGTATGTTGCAATAAAAGTGAAGCTAATGTTTTCAAAATGTTGCCTGAAACTTTAGGATCATATTACCTACTTGCACATTTTTGTAGAATGCAAGGATAATTGTTAGAAATTACTTTGAACCAGCTTGTGTTTTAACAGATGGAtcttaagaagaaaaataaattgtgttaaaagatttattttgaaacaaaaatgtcaaaaataataCAGTCACTAAGTTGCAAAAATATTCATGCCTTACTGGCAAGTATTATAATTCtagtcttttttttcttcaaaatactttatgaaaacattttataaaatacaaaaatcttcaaaattttttaattttcttgtacaGTAAAGAAATTTCTGAAATACTCTTAACTGACTAAATGCAAAAAAGTACAGAATATTATACACATTAATTGAAGTAACCCCCTTACATACATATAGTGCTATATATTTATTCCAATTTTAAGTATcccacacacagaaaaaaatctgGCATTAAAATACAGATTTAATAAAAAGCACACAATATAGCACAtctgaaaatgtaataaaaatttttgtatatagattataaatgtaaaattttacaacaTTGCATGTTATTGATTACATATATTAGtttctaaaaaacaaaataacatgtACATCAGTATCAGAAACACTTATGTAACACATGTGTGAATAGCAATGAGAAGCAGTCAGTCCTATAAATCAAAACCGGCTCTGATACTCCCCTGCTAGGAAAATGATAATACTTATTTATTCAGACATATTTTATGTCACTCAAATCTCTCTGTAAATTTTgctaaatgtatttaaatttatccAGCATCAACATTCAAGATAAAAGAAGGAATCAAAAATTGGAAgtggaagaaataaaaatgatatgACAATATTCTAGGttactaataaaaatacatacaaatactACATATGAATCACACATAAAGCTACATGTATATTACCAGTGGTGTATTTAAGAAGCTTCACGATGAATTCAGACATTTTGGACTACactttgcattatatttttgattaaaattcttatttaatCTAACCAAATTCAAACCCTTCATTCATATAGTTACTTAAATTATATGTAACGTAGAGgtacaaataaaatgtaatagcAATTTCCCATTCAAGCAgtcatattgtttatttaaaatgataattttggACATTAAAGCTCTTCAAACCAACCATCCAGGAAACTACAAAGGTTGGCTATATACTGGTAAATGTTGTAGGCTGTAATGTAAGCTGTAGTGGAACTTAATATTAGGTCTTATCCTGCAGTGTTTAATAGATTTGGACAACAATGAGTATTTTTGTTGTTTATGTATTAGGTACAAGCAATTAGACTATAACTGAGTGTTAGAGAAAATCGCTCATTTTATCACGCGTTTATTAAGTTCTGGTAGGCTACAGCTCATTTAAGCTCATTATTGTTATACGTGCTATTGTAAAACACGCTAACTGGTGTAGATAAACAATATGGCACTGGAGCTAAATgatggaaaataattatttggctGCCTGTGGACGGTAGGTGTGTTCTTACTGGACTTTGCATTACCTGCATGCAGATGTTACAAGGAATTTGTAACCACCTGGAcacaattacaaaataaaaataataaagggcAGGGTGCAGCGCATGTTCAAATGTTTTTGTTAGTGATAGTTGTGTCTCGCGAAAATTTTATTGGTCAAGATACCTACTTTTATCCTggttggtaaaatatttttcaacgtGGCGGAGATACACGTATAGGTATTCAAGCAAATAACGGACATCCAATAGCCTAACCAAGAAGACGAAGCTTGTAAACATGAACAAGCCGTGTTGAAGTGTGTAGATGTGAAACTGTCCCGCGAGACCCGACTGTCCCTGGGCGATGTTGCGGGCGCGAGATTGAGGTTATGTCGGCCGGCTGCGGGGCGCGAGATTGAGGTTATGTCGGCCGGCTGCGGAGCGCGAGATGGCGGCCGCTCAGTGACgcagcggcagcagcagcagcagcgccgcGGCGGCGAGCGCGGCAGACAAGGAGGAGGCCGCCGGCCTGCTGGCCGGGTTGCACGAGTCGCCGTTGCACGCCTCGCACATGGTCTTCACCTGGCCCGGCTGCTGCGGCATCAGCTGGACCTCCAGGCCCTTGGCCAGCCCCGTGACCGCGTCGCACGCGTTCGGCACGTCCGGGAAGCACATCTTCACCTCGGCCGTGGCGGGCTGGTTGTGGGACATGCCTGCGGCACACAAGGGCACCGTCAGCCGGCATTCCGACACCTTCCGtacagccagtggcgtagccaggatttgtgtatgggggggtgttaagaagcatggaccCCTCCTGTATGTAAGCGGGTggtccggaggtcctccccccgggaaaatttggattttaaggtgtaaaatagtgctattttagcagttttcggtacttaaatttaaatattgtaatggtaaattatttattaattttaatatgaaatttgtttgagtgatgaataagaaattaattaaagatttggtgctaaggggggggggggggttgaacccctaaccccccccccctggctacgcccctgcgtaCAGCTAACAAGTTTCAGACACATTGCTATCATTCTGCAAAACAAATCCCTAATGGCAGAGAATACACATTTACATGGACATATATTCTcccaggtggggggggggggggggaaaccaatAAACCCTTTACTGAGTGTGCCCACTTGAGCTTGCAAAATCGTAattgtgaaatgggaatgataaacgttatcCCGTGGCTCccctgggaatcctacagattttcgcccatgcACATTTCTGTAATGCTGCAGAAACATTCCCTCATAGCAGAATATGCTTGCAGTCAGCCTACCAATAAAACCTGCAAGTTTTATACACCATTACTTACAACAATCGAGCATACTGAAAGTTTGTGAATGCATGACTGCCTCATAACGATCAATATTTATGCTCGAGTCTAGCTTGATAGGCTATAGCAAGCTAGCgcacaaatataatttaagtcattttgaaagcttgtaaaaaaACGATAAGGATATGTGGGTTAGAATATAGATATAGGTAAGTGTCTTGAAAACACGAAAATATTTGAGAGTGTGTGCAAATGTAACGATGACTTTCTATATCATAGGATATTAACATTTCTGCTTTATTCCAGTTTGAGGCACCTTACATCATCCTATGCATCACCGAAGTTCAAGACACATTTCTGTAGTGTTTCAGAAACATTACATTGTTtcaagtaatttaatttacatttataaaatgtttcaaaaacatttaaagaTCTTTAAGAATGAATTATGGTGAGATAACCAATAACaaagttttaggccaaatattacCAGCTAAACTGTAAGAAAATATGTTTCATGGCATGGAAAGTATACAAATTGTTGATGTTACAATGTCTCGTTAAATGTTACTTGGTCGATATTTCATTGATGAAAgtgtgttgaaataaattttaatttgtaattaatgCATAGTCACCTCAACAGGTATGTAAGTAGAGAGTCAAACCATGGGTTAAGTGAAGATATGGAGAGGCGAATAATCATATTGGTGGGGAAGAAAGCAGTATTCCCGAAAAAGCCCACTTTGTCACTGAAATGTAAGACACTAAGACACATTTgcgaaaaataaatataagtgtTTGAATGAACCAGCCAAAAATTGGACCCAGATGGCTTTCGAGAGGCTGTCCACTGAATCATTTGGTGGACAAATATTTAAGTATTCAGGTAAAAGTTGTCGTGAATAAGTTGTTGGCTGTAGTTAGTAGCTGTGAAGAGGTAACAAATATCAGTTTAGGATTGGAGGGCATAGAGTACCTACctaaacaaacaaattaatttatggtgGACATAGCTGAACAGTGCCAAAAAATTGTGGCTGGATATTACACAGAAAAAATGTCTACATTAAACACTATGCTTTAAATATAGCCCAAATAACAAGGTATTCGTGATTCGCCTTGGAATGAAAGTTTTtgcctttaaataattttattaatatagaaTTGACAAGTTTTCCCCCCAAAAAGGTTGCAAATTGTGATTATTACAGTATATCTTTTTGGGATaccttttaaaatccttttagGGGATGTGGAAGCATAACAGTTTGCCTGATAATTAGAGGTATCAGTTTTTGCGCCAAGAAACTCTTTAGTTTATCGTTATTTAAAGGAATATTTATGACTATATACATGAAGAAACCGCGGATTCAACGACCTTAAAGCTTGACTCCACAGCCTACATTGgtagttcgttggctgctgacatACACACTTCCTTAAAGAGGAAGAGATATGAACCAAAATACACCTTATTGGTTCCAAAAGCTTTTTGGTAAGCGATTTTCtcttatttgattttttttttaaatgtagctacaTTAAAGCCATTTATATAATTTGACGGAATGCTTAAAATTGTTAGTGACTTGCATTTACAATGGTTTTTCGGGTGAAAACTATGGCGTAAgagtatttaatacatttttgggAAAGACTAAAACTGTAATTATATTGTAAATATCCATAATGTTATGAGTTTGCAAAACTGTTAAAGTGTGATCTCAGCCTTTACAACagcaaatttaattattaaaaaattatggcataaaaactgttgaaaccaatatggcagcTTAGGTTTCCTTTCTTTCCTATTTGACAGGTTGAATGTGGTTAGGGTTTTCGTTTATTGTCACTAGTTGGCCATTTGGCAATGGCAGAGATGCTACAGCTTCTCCTTACTGCTATAatgtatgtaataatatttaacatGCCATAGTTATTTCCAGCTTTCCGGTGAAACATGGATTATCATTAGCACGATAACCACATTTTCATTAGCCCATTCATGTGCGACTGAAATCAGTAATAATATAATCTGTGCAAAATATAAAACTGCTAAAACTAATGCGAATAAGTGAAATTTCGATAGAAAACAGTTGAATTTGTTCCATTTGGAATCtgtattttaaacagtttttcagTGAAATATTACTGATTTACAGTAATCGACGACATATAAAACTCTTTATACAACATCTGGCCATTGGTAGGAaatggaaaaatttgcgggttcggtgacctccagggtagactaCACAATCATTTATGTACTCTGACAAATGCCACTGGTTGCTGACATAAGAGGCATGTAAACTGGGCTTCCtgttattcgatacttcttttaatAAGAGATTTTCATTTGATCAGAGTCTTTGGAATAAACAGTGACCCAAACGCAAAAGCAGCATGTAGGCAGATGTGTTTATTCTAGcatataaatactaaataaataagaCAACGATTTCTAGGACCACGATTATGATTTCAGGCTAGACTCACTTGACTCACTTTTCCTGTatgtaaacaagttttttttatagattgtTCATTGGTGGCTAACACGTCCATATTCTTTGGTGGGCTGGACATGATGGGTTAACAAATTTCATCTCCTTGTTCATAACTGGCTGACGGTCGCACTCGAACTCTATAATCATCAACTAAATCAAGTGTGTGTGTgctaaatgaatctgcgaaatccTAGCAGCTGTAATGATTGACCATCAGAGCATATCgggacacctcccccccccccacctaccaATTGCAAGGCAAGTAAAACTCAAACTGCCGCTCATAGTGAACCTGTCTGTATAGTTTCACCTACCGGTGAGTACATGTTTGATGCAGGTCCACTGGTTGGTTGCCGGGGGGATTGGGTACGGGGTACCACCAGAGCTTCTCAGGGTATTCACGTTCTGAGTCAGAACTGCACTGTTGCACTCCTTCTGCACGGTTCTGTTGGTGTTGATGCAGTTGTTGATGTTGCCACTGCTCAGGCACGTAGACTCGAAGCAGTGCAGAGCtgaacctgtaaaaaaaaaattggttgtctgtaaagtcggtttacggacgatagtttaacgtgacgtcataacaaaacgttgatgaaatgattgcatatttttatgaataaaattgaatcatttttattgaattatcactattttgtatggatacaatgaaggagtgaaataaaatctacaatttaattgataaatttacttttattttcactcaataattcaaatatgtttattaatttaacgaagagattattttaactataacttttatacatgtttgctatttaacttcttccaatctgtgttattctgttaaggataggacgatgataggaaaagtaggaaaagaatgggagtgtttcaagtttaatgtgcctcgaaaaagtcaaatcgatggttgttccaatcgagtgggaaagagatagatgcggcgcaagcgtacaatgagcgtaacgggacacagcgtaacgggaaaatgtgcgttacgggacactttttcgtgcgtgcagcctgcgttcatcgatttattagacgttgtcatgtcaaataattaaataagaatTTACATACATAgtgtactagctgaagtacccggcgttgcccgggctaaactcTTCATAATATAGGGAACATCATTACAGAGTTCatgtctgtaggacatacacttgaaaaacgggaaattatgattttatagtcccattgattgcacaatctcagtGCATCAAGAATACGCATAAGCAAAACCGGGATGCCAATCtccagcttcattttgtgggaaggcaggtaaccctaTAGGCCAGACGTGACGgatgcaccaaacgatagcgcattaaaaattcaaggcaactccatccattgacgaagttctaaattaaactattattaacgcctttagttcgctagcagccacgAGCATCACTACGCGGAAGGGtttctccaaggagaaggataggaagttgccagatattactatatgaccgtgtggcggacatagagaaatgacataaACTCACCGTTTGTGTGTATATGACCTtactcctatgattttctattataaatttGAATGTACAGCTTTTGGACTCCgttaggaatggaatttcataatcATATGTAAGCTtagtcactctccagcccataaacaatctatatacaaaaaaaaaatatcacgtcgATCCATTGCTcagttgctgcgtgaaaggaagACAAACAAACACACGCATTTATAATACCTATTATTAGTAGAGATACGTAGCGTGAAAAAAACGTACTTACGATCTAATATGTTTGCACATTATATTTTTGTCAGAATATAATGGGGCGTATGCTCATTACAAGCACACCTTCGCTTAATAGACACAACCAGCATTAATTATCAAGAGGGGAGTAAGGTGCGAAACGTCGGCTAGTGTAAGTTGCGCGCTGACCCCAGTCGGCCGATGTGTTTACTGCGCAGAAAAACGAATAGGTGTGACGACAGTACAGGAGTGGGGTATATATACACAGGCAGTTAGCTCCTGAGACGCGTCCAAACCCCCcacggtagactctttctactctgtccaactcttctgcctgaaccatccttctgtttcccataGCCAACCTGCTCACACAATGCATGGACCTTTGCATCGCGCATGAAAGTGCCCCgggtttttcctgtgtctatgcaggtttgacctgggcccaacttatctagtttatagtctagaatgGTCAtcgaggggagttagtcatggcgccaatcgcagccatggcgccaatcgcagccatgactgACCAATCCCTTCCTATCACCCTTCCTGCATTGCTAAAACCCTGCATTattaaggcgtataggcttcagcctgagacgcacttaggccCCTACCTATCATGGACCCCTCCCGAATAcacctaattttttaataaggttagtagttaaaatatatatatattcctgagTGGGAAAGATACCTGTGATCCTGCTGTCGTCACAGATTCTTGTCGAGAAACCTACAGAACTTTAGTAATCGGTAGCAGAGACAAGACTCTTGGACTGTCGTCTTGAGTCGCTGAAGACGGCTCAGTCGGAAGAGAGTAATGAGGCTAGCACCGTGTGCGCGGAATGGCAGTGTTTACATCCCAGACGGAGCGGGGGTAGCAGGTCACTCGCTAGCAGAGCGAGCAACCAGTCGGAGAGACGACCACGCGTTGCTATTAGCAGGAAGAGTACAAGGCGCTGATCCAAACCACACCTcctgtgtgtgtgggtggggggggggggggggtgttcgtgAGCTCATCAACTTCGTGGACCAGCAAAACATTTGAGTTCCATTGGAAAGGATAAGGTCTCTTTCACGGACATCATTACAAATGACTTTTTGGTTCAGTACCTCCAAGAATTGGTGAGAAGATCCCCCCCTTTGTGCGAAGTAAATTTCAATTTAACGGCGTTAGTACTTCGTGCCACAGTCAGTTGTAATTTTATGTGCAAGCGTCATGTAGTATTGTAACTACTGATAGCAAATTTAGTGTCCGAACGCTGCAGAACTGAACCTGTGTGttggaaatattatttgttaatgttCTTTATCTTCGTTTGGGTTATGATTAcagacagaaaaaattcgcgaactCATTTCACGATATATTTGTGCTGCTTCTCATATTGGCTCAGAGTTTATCAGGACGACACGGGGCCAATGAGAGAGCCCcggccaaagaagtatcgaatcgtattcttcctagttgagacgtctcaaagGTCAGCAACCAATGAGCAGGGGACCTTTGCCCGAGTGCGCAGGGGAATGAGGAAACTATCCTGGaagtcactgaacccgcgaattttttcggtatcTAGTTAAAGGACTGCCGCTGAGACGAGTTTTTATCGGCGGAAGTATATTTggtgatacgctaaaattcaaatagttataattttgtgctgcttctgctatcggTTCATTGTTACCTAATATACGTAGAGGACTCTAGACTAATTAGAGACTCTCAATGAAAGAAGTATCAATAACtacagactggaaaaattcgcgtattcatttcgtgatatgctaacattaaaataattattcatttgtTCTTATTCGGTCATTGGTTCACTTTCGATCtagaggactgtgggccaataaGGGACCCTCAATCATAaaaatatcgaatcacaggctacccagtcgagacgattcacaagccagcagccaatgaacaggtgacattcgTCCGAGAAAGCAAAGGATTGTGGAGACTAGCCTAGAGGTCATTAAACctgcgaattttttcctgtctctatcaatAACAAGTTACCCAGGCGTGAGGCTCGCCAGTCAGTAGCGAATGAAAAGAGGAACTTGAAGTCTATCTTGGAGCTCATTGTACacgcgaatgtttccagtctttaGCCATATA from Bacillus rossius redtenbacheri isolate Brsri chromosome 1, Brsri_v3, whole genome shotgun sequence includes these protein-coding regions:
- the LOC134528085 gene encoding uncharacterized protein LOC134528085 — protein: MARQVGASLLLLLFAVLHAGSALHCFESTCLSSGNINNCINTNRTVQKECNSAVLTQNVNTLRSSGGTPYPIPPATNQWTCIKHVLTGMSHNQPATAEVKMCFPDVPNACDAVTGLAKGLEVQLMPQQPGQVKTMCEACNGDSCNPASRPAASSLSAALAAAALLLLLPLRH